A stretch of the Erinaceus europaeus chromosome 1, mEriEur2.1, whole genome shotgun sequence genome encodes the following:
- the SPATA2 gene encoding spermatogenesis-associated protein 2 isoform X1, translated as MGKPSSMDTKYKDDLFRKYVQFHEGKVDTTPSKQRPGSDESLRVAASTLLSLHKVDPFYRFRLIQFYEVVESSLRSLSSSSLRALHCAFSVLETVGVNLFLYPWKKEFRSIKTYTGPFVYYVKSTLLEEDIRAILNYLGYVPELGTAYKLKELVETLQVKMVSFELFLAKVECEQMLEIHSQVKDKGYSELDVVNERKSSTEDVRGCSDALRRRAEGREHLTASMARVALQKSASERAAKDYYKPRVTKPSRSVDAYDSYWESRKPPLKTSLSLRKESVAADLGDDLKDEIVRPSPSLLTMSNSPHGSPDDLPSSSPNNGLGLLRSTYFSAQDDVDLYTDSEPRATYRRQDALRPDVWLVKNDTHPLYHKRSPPAKESALSKCQHCGLSCSSSLCQRCDSLLTCPPASKPSAFPGKASSHDSLAQGPSLREKYAGQTQGLDRLSHLHSKSKPSTTATSRCGFCNRPGATNTCTQCSKVSCDACLSAYHYDPCCKKSELHKFMPNNQLNYKSTQFSHLVYR; from the exons ATGGGGAAGCCCAGTTCAATGGATACAAAATATAAAGATGACTTATTTCGGAAGTATGTGCAGTTCCATGAGGGCAAAGTGGACACGACCCCCAGCAAACAACGACCTGGCAGCGATGAGTCCCTACGTGTGGCGGCCTCGACCCTGCTCAGTCTGCATAAGGTGGATCCTTTTTATCGATTCCGGCTAATCCAGTTCTATGAGGTGGTGGAGAGCTCCTTGCGCTCACTGAGCTCTTCTAGCCTGCGGGCTTTACACTGCGCCTTCAGTGTGCTTGAAACGGTGGGTGTCAACCTCTTCCTCTACCCTTGGAAGAAGGAGTTTAGAAGTATCAAG ACCTATACAGGCCCCTTTGTTTATTACGTCAAGTCAACGCTGCTGGAAGAGGACATCCGAGCTATCCTGAACTACTTGGGTTATGTGCCCGAATTGGGCACTGCATATAAGCTCAAAGAGTTGGTGGAAACCCTCCAGGTGAAGATGGTCTCCTTTGAGCTCTTTCTGGCCAAGGTAGAATGTGAGCAGATGCTGGAAATCCACTCACAAGTCAAGGACAAGGGTTACTCTGAGTTGGATGTGGTGAATGAACGCAAAAGCAGCACAGAAGATGTGCGTGGCTGTTCAGATGCTCTGCGCCGTCGGGCTGAAGGCCGAGAGCATTTAACAGCCTCGATGGCCCGTGTGGCGCTCCAGAAGTCAGCCAGTGAGCGGGCAGCCAAGGACTACTACAAACCTCGAGTGACCAAGCCCTCAAGGTCAGTGGACGCCTATGACAGCTACTGGGAGAGCCGGAAGCCACCTCTGAAGACCTCCTTGAGCCTGCGGAAGGAGTCTGTAGCAGCAGACTTGGGGGATGACCTCAAGGACGAGATCGTCCGGCCATCgccctcactcctgaccatgtCCAACTCTCCGCATGGCAGCCCAGATGACCTCCCATCCTCTTCCCCCAATAATGGTCTTGGTCTGCTTCGTAGTACCTACTTCTCTGCTCAGGATGACGTGGATCTGTACACAGACTCTGAACCTAGGGCCACGTACCGGAGGCAGGACGCCCTGAGGCCGGATGTTTGGCTGGTCAAAAATGATACCCATCCCCTTTACCACAAGCGTTCACCCCCCGCCAAAGAGTCTGCTCTATCCAAGTGCCAACACTGCGGTCTGTCCTGCAGCTCCTCCCTTTGCCAGCGCTGCGACAGCCTGCTCACCTGTCCCCCGGCCTCTAAGCCCAGCGCCTTCCCTGGCAAGGCCTCTTCCCACGACAGCCTGGCCCAGGGGCCATCTCTGCGAGAGAAGTATGCGGGCCAGACTCAGGGCCTTGACCGACTGTCGCACCTCCACTCAAAATCCAAGCCCTCCACCACAGCCACTTCCCGCTGTGGCTTCTGTAACCGTCCAGGCGCCACCAACACTTGCACCCAGTGTTCAAAAGTTTCCTGTGATGCCTGTCTCAGCGCCTACCATTACGACCCCTGCTGCAAAAAGAGTGAGCTGCACAAGTTCATGCCCAACAACCAGCTGAACTACAagtcaacccagttttcccatctTGTGTATAGATAG
- the SPATA2 gene encoding spermatogenesis-associated protein 2 isoform X2 — MGKPSSMDTKYKDDLFRKYVQFHEGKVDTTPSKQRPGSDESLRVAASTLLSLHKTYTGPFVYYVKSTLLEEDIRAILNYLGYVPELGTAYKLKELVETLQVKMVSFELFLAKVECEQMLEIHSQVKDKGYSELDVVNERKSSTEDVRGCSDALRRRAEGREHLTASMARVALQKSASERAAKDYYKPRVTKPSRSVDAYDSYWESRKPPLKTSLSLRKESVAADLGDDLKDEIVRPSPSLLTMSNSPHGSPDDLPSSSPNNGLGLLRSTYFSAQDDVDLYTDSEPRATYRRQDALRPDVWLVKNDTHPLYHKRSPPAKESALSKCQHCGLSCSSSLCQRCDSLLTCPPASKPSAFPGKASSHDSLAQGPSLREKYAGQTQGLDRLSHLHSKSKPSTTATSRCGFCNRPGATNTCTQCSKVSCDACLSAYHYDPCCKKSELHKFMPNNQLNYKSTQFSHLVYR; from the exons ATGGGGAAGCCCAGTTCAATGGATACAAAATATAAAGATGACTTATTTCGGAAGTATGTGCAGTTCCATGAGGGCAAAGTGGACACGACCCCCAGCAAACAACGACCTGGCAGCGATGAGTCCCTACGTGTGGCGGCCTCGACCCTGCTCAGTCTGCATAAG ACCTATACAGGCCCCTTTGTTTATTACGTCAAGTCAACGCTGCTGGAAGAGGACATCCGAGCTATCCTGAACTACTTGGGTTATGTGCCCGAATTGGGCACTGCATATAAGCTCAAAGAGTTGGTGGAAACCCTCCAGGTGAAGATGGTCTCCTTTGAGCTCTTTCTGGCCAAGGTAGAATGTGAGCAGATGCTGGAAATCCACTCACAAGTCAAGGACAAGGGTTACTCTGAGTTGGATGTGGTGAATGAACGCAAAAGCAGCACAGAAGATGTGCGTGGCTGTTCAGATGCTCTGCGCCGTCGGGCTGAAGGCCGAGAGCATTTAACAGCCTCGATGGCCCGTGTGGCGCTCCAGAAGTCAGCCAGTGAGCGGGCAGCCAAGGACTACTACAAACCTCGAGTGACCAAGCCCTCAAGGTCAGTGGACGCCTATGACAGCTACTGGGAGAGCCGGAAGCCACCTCTGAAGACCTCCTTGAGCCTGCGGAAGGAGTCTGTAGCAGCAGACTTGGGGGATGACCTCAAGGACGAGATCGTCCGGCCATCgccctcactcctgaccatgtCCAACTCTCCGCATGGCAGCCCAGATGACCTCCCATCCTCTTCCCCCAATAATGGTCTTGGTCTGCTTCGTAGTACCTACTTCTCTGCTCAGGATGACGTGGATCTGTACACAGACTCTGAACCTAGGGCCACGTACCGGAGGCAGGACGCCCTGAGGCCGGATGTTTGGCTGGTCAAAAATGATACCCATCCCCTTTACCACAAGCGTTCACCCCCCGCCAAAGAGTCTGCTCTATCCAAGTGCCAACACTGCGGTCTGTCCTGCAGCTCCTCCCTTTGCCAGCGCTGCGACAGCCTGCTCACCTGTCCCCCGGCCTCTAAGCCCAGCGCCTTCCCTGGCAAGGCCTCTTCCCACGACAGCCTGGCCCAGGGGCCATCTCTGCGAGAGAAGTATGCGGGCCAGACTCAGGGCCTTGACCGACTGTCGCACCTCCACTCAAAATCCAAGCCCTCCACCACAGCCACTTCCCGCTGTGGCTTCTGTAACCGTCCAGGCGCCACCAACACTTGCACCCAGTGTTCAAAAGTTTCCTGTGATGCCTGTCTCAGCGCCTACCATTACGACCCCTGCTGCAAAAAGAGTGAGCTGCACAAGTTCATGCCCAACAACCAGCTGAACTACAagtcaacccagttttcccatctTGTGTATAGATAG